Proteins encoded within one genomic window of Glycine soja cultivar W05 chromosome 1, ASM419377v2, whole genome shotgun sequence:
- the LOC114414922 gene encoding mitotic-spindle organizing protein 1B-like translates to MDPEAARTARESLDLAFHMSNILDTGLDRHTLSVLIALCDLGVNPEALAAVVKELRKEKPSLSSSLPAAPSSLP, encoded by the coding sequence ATGGATCCGGAGGCTGCACGAACTGCTCGAGAATCTCTTGACCTGGCGTTCCATATGTCCAATATACTTGATACTGGTCTAGACCGTCACACACTTTCTGTTCTTATAGCACTTTGTGATCTTGGAGTCAATCCTGAAGCACTTGCTGCTGTTGTCAAGGAACTAAGAAAAGAGAAACCCTCTCTATCATCATCACTTCCTGCAGCTCCTTCTTCTTTGCCATAa